In the genome of Pelagibacterium nitratireducens, one region contains:
- a CDS encoding Gfo/Idh/MocA family protein — protein MLMLPAFRSDPRIRLVAACAPREASRRAFQAEFGGRVYENVEGLCADPEVEVVYIATPHQMHADHAVAVAAAGKHILLDKPLAVEMADGRRIVEAAEKAGVDVIVGPSHSFDRPVQQAGELIRSGELGRIRMIQAFNYTDFLYRPRRPEELRTSEGGGVIFSQGVHQIDVVRFLAGGVGTRLAAMTGAWDPDRPTEGAYSALMSFQNGCFATFTYSGYAHFDSDIWMDGIGELGQRKSPQGYGAARRTLATVLDAQQEAALKTTRTYGAGDAPKPADQYEHFGPIVVLCDRGDIRLVPSGLHVYGDFEQKFVPAPTFETARTEVIDALVQTVRHGHPAVQSARWGLASLEACHAIIRSAETGTFVDLVEQVPV, from the coding sequence ATGCTCATGCTGCCTGCCTTTCGCTCGGATCCCCGTATCCGCCTCGTGGCCGCCTGTGCGCCGCGAGAAGCCTCGCGGCGTGCTTTTCAGGCGGAATTCGGTGGCCGCGTCTACGAGAATGTGGAGGGGCTCTGCGCCGATCCCGAGGTGGAAGTGGTGTACATCGCCACACCGCACCAGATGCATGCTGACCATGCGGTAGCGGTCGCCGCGGCCGGCAAACATATCCTGCTAGACAAGCCGTTGGCCGTGGAGATGGCGGACGGACGGCGCATCGTCGAGGCGGCCGAGAAAGCGGGCGTCGACGTGATCGTCGGCCCCAGCCACAGCTTTGATCGTCCCGTGCAACAGGCGGGGGAACTGATCCGCAGCGGCGAACTTGGCCGGATTCGCATGATTCAAGCTTTTAACTACACCGATTTCCTCTATCGGCCGCGGCGGCCGGAAGAATTGCGCACAAGCGAAGGCGGGGGCGTCATTTTCAGCCAAGGCGTACATCAGATCGATGTCGTGAGGTTCCTCGCCGGAGGCGTGGGGACCCGGCTGGCGGCGATGACCGGCGCCTGGGACCCCGATCGTCCCACCGAAGGCGCATACAGCGCTTTGATGAGCTTTCAAAACGGGTGCTTCGCGACCTTCACATATTCGGGTTACGCGCATTTCGACAGCGACATCTGGATGGACGGGATCGGAGAGCTCGGGCAACGGAAATCGCCCCAGGGCTATGGCGCGGCGCGCAGGACGCTGGCGACGGTGCTCGATGCGCAGCAGGAAGCTGCGCTCAAGACGACCCGTACATACGGTGCCGGCGACGCACCCAAGCCGGCGGACCAGTATGAACATTTCGGACCGATCGTTGTGCTGTGCGATCGCGGGGACATTCGCCTGGTTCCCTCTGGATTGCACGTTTATGGCGACTTTGAACAGAAATTCGTGCCCGCGCCGACGTTCGAGACAGCGCGCACCGAAGTCATCGATGCGCTGGTCCAGACCGTCCGGCACGGACATCCGGCCGTACAGTCCGCCAGATGGGGTCTGGCGAGCCTTGAAGCTTGCCACGCCATCATCCGTTCCGCAGAGACAGGGACTTTCGTCGACCTCGTCGAGCAGGTGCCCGTATAA
- a CDS encoding PDR/VanB family oxidoreductase produces the protein MIITDDDLITMTVSSRRELTPSIVEFVLKPEEGISLPQYGPGAHITVETPSGAMRRYSLVGGEANTYTIAVKREPESRGGSQSMHDEVAEGSKLRVAPPENEFSLGPAPDYLLIAGGIGVTPIYAMAKRLKEQDKPFRIIYVSRSPQDAAYLAEMREAFGDRMIVHHDEGDPERIYDFWDHFETPQPTHVYCCGPKPLMEEIKAISGHWPEGRVHFEDFKPVDIVRPDDVAFDVELAKSGKTVHVPADRSILEAVRDAGVRTVSSCESGTCGSCKTRLLAGDVDHRDMVLMDEEKDKAIMICVSRANSGNLVVDL, from the coding sequence GTGATTATAACCGACGACGATCTTATCACGATGACCGTGAGTTCGCGCCGCGAACTGACGCCGAGTATCGTGGAGTTCGTGCTCAAGCCGGAGGAGGGGATCAGCCTGCCCCAATACGGTCCGGGCGCGCACATAACGGTGGAGACCCCATCGGGGGCAATGCGCCGCTATTCCCTCGTCGGCGGCGAGGCGAACACCTATACGATCGCGGTCAAACGGGAGCCGGAATCGCGCGGCGGCTCCCAATCCATGCATGATGAGGTTGCTGAAGGGAGCAAGCTCCGGGTCGCTCCCCCCGAGAACGAGTTTTCTCTCGGTCCCGCGCCCGACTATCTCCTGATCGCCGGAGGCATCGGCGTTACGCCGATCTATGCAATGGCCAAGCGTCTCAAGGAGCAGGACAAGCCGTTCCGGATAATCTATGTGAGCCGCAGCCCGCAGGATGCCGCCTATCTGGCCGAAATGCGCGAAGCCTTCGGGGACCGGATGATCGTCCATCACGACGAGGGCGATCCCGAGCGAATCTACGATTTCTGGGATCATTTCGAGACACCTCAGCCGACACATGTCTATTGCTGCGGGCCGAAGCCGCTCATGGAGGAGATCAAGGCGATTTCGGGCCATTGGCCCGAGGGACGTGTCCATTTCGAGGATTTCAAACCCGTCGACATCGTCCGCCCCGACGACGTGGCTTTCGATGTGGAATTGGCCAAGTCGGGCAAGACGGTGCACGTTCCTGCCGATCGTTCCATACTCGAGGCCGTACGCGACGCCGGTGTGCGGACCGTCAGCTCCTGCGAAAGCGGAACCTGCGGCTCATGCAAGACCCGCCTTCTTGCCGGTGATGTTGACCATCGCGACATGGTGCTCATGGATGAGGAGAAGGACAAAGCAATCATGATCTGCGTGTCCCGGGCAAACAGCGGGAATCTTGTCGTTGACCTCTGA
- a CDS encoding Rieske 2Fe-2S domain-containing protein codes for MGRLMRQHWTPVCLIEEVAEPDGTPLLVEALGERYVAFRDTNGRVGLLDELCPHRRASLVFGRNEECGLRCLYHGWKMDVDGKVIAMSSEPEGSPLLNKVSHRAYPVKEWGGFVWAWFGDKEDVPEFDPPAFAPTVDTPLAILKIRVPANWAQIHEGQIDSAHSSSLHSSDMVPARVEGAAADDKSWYRPSTDKSPRMQTQTTSYGFHYAAIRKPIKNAATHDYLRITEFIAPYYSLIPPNSSYNVASVIVPVDDETTHFHFIAWGGTACPTTEEWRKFNHAEKGVDLDEKWRSRRTLENNFLQDRELMKQGNFTGVLGIPNQDIVMWVSMGPIVDRTNDILGASDLAIVEFRRLMVDAARKVAEGGKAIGTEEPRLPHSRIMSREGVFPKTTDWRTLVNHNEMVAAE; via the coding sequence ATGGGACGCCTGATGCGCCAGCACTGGACACCGGTCTGCCTTATCGAGGAGGTCGCCGAGCCGGATGGCACCCCGTTGCTGGTCGAGGCACTCGGGGAGAGGTACGTCGCCTTTCGCGACACCAATGGCCGCGTGGGGCTTCTCGATGAGCTGTGTCCGCACCGGCGTGCCTCGCTCGTATTCGGACGCAATGAGGAGTGCGGTTTGCGCTGCCTCTATCACGGCTGGAAAATGGATGTGGACGGCAAGGTCATCGCCATGTCGTCGGAGCCGGAAGGCAGTCCCCTCCTCAACAAGGTGAGCCACCGCGCCTATCCCGTCAAGGAATGGGGCGGATTCGTCTGGGCCTGGTTCGGCGACAAGGAAGATGTTCCTGAATTCGACCCGCCCGCCTTTGCTCCTACCGTGGATACGCCTTTGGCAATCCTGAAGATTCGTGTTCCTGCGAACTGGGCGCAGATTCACGAAGGCCAGATCGACAGCGCGCATTCCTCGAGCCTGCACTCCTCCGATATGGTGCCGGCCAGGGTCGAGGGCGCCGCAGCCGACGACAAGTCGTGGTATCGCCCCTCGACGGACAAGTCGCCGCGCATGCAGACGCAGACGACGAGCTACGGGTTCCACTACGCGGCGATCCGCAAGCCGATCAAGAATGCAGCCACGCATGACTACCTGCGCATCACCGAGTTCATTGCGCCATATTACTCGCTGATTCCGCCCAACAGCTCCTACAATGTCGCCAGCGTCATCGTCCCTGTCGACGACGAGACCACGCATTTCCACTTCATCGCGTGGGGTGGCACGGCATGCCCCACCACCGAGGAGTGGCGCAAGTTCAACCATGCGGAGAAGGGAGTCGATCTGGACGAGAAATGGCGCTCGCGCCGCACGCTGGAGAACAACTTCCTCCAGGATCGCGAGCTGATGAAGCAGGGCAACTTCACCGGCGTTCTGGGCATTCCCAATCAGGACATCGTCATGTGGGTTTCCATGGGGCCGATCGTCGATCGCACCAACGATATCCTCGGGGCATCCGATCTCGCCATCGTCGAGTTCCGTCGTCTGATGGTCGATGCTGCGCGGAAGGTCGCCGAAGGCGGCAAGGCCATCGGCACTGAAGAGCCCCGGCTGCCGCATTCGCGGATCATGTCGCGCGAGGGCGTGTTCCCCAAAACGACTGATTGGCGCACTCTCGTCAATCATAATGAAATGGTCGCGGCCGAATAA
- a CDS encoding TAXI family TRAP transporter solute-binding subunit — translation MPLSRITLTGLSLAFIVAPVLPATAQSLNLTLAGASPGGLWTLLGAGLDAVVKANDPNSTITYQTTGGGFANAAMISEGRAEIGLIHDAELAIAAQGGEPFSAPIENLRTIGYLYDWAPMQFVTTRSFAEEHEVDSVDDFAAAQVPVRMTVNRAGNITGQIASAIMAAAGADDEAIAQWGGAVVQAGSSEQAGLLQNGRVDLYANGVFVGHSSIREIENALDIKLLSIPADVRAQIAEEFSIAEFTIPADSYENQPEAIETLALGAVLIASAEMSEEDAYTLTKALIDNLDSIRSVHPAMADLDTTLLTRETAVPHHDGALRAYQEAGLIE, via the coding sequence ATGCCATTATCGCGAATTACCCTGACCGGACTATCCCTCGCCTTTATCGTGGCGCCGGTGCTGCCGGCGACTGCGCAGTCGCTCAATCTCACACTCGCGGGCGCCAGCCCCGGAGGACTTTGGACGCTTCTTGGCGCGGGTCTAGATGCCGTCGTGAAGGCAAACGATCCAAACTCGACGATTACCTACCAGACTACCGGCGGCGGATTTGCCAATGCCGCAATGATCAGCGAAGGAAGGGCCGAAATCGGACTTATCCACGACGCCGAGCTTGCTATCGCGGCACAGGGTGGCGAGCCCTTCAGTGCGCCGATCGAAAATCTACGCACGATCGGCTACCTTTACGACTGGGCACCCATGCAGTTCGTCACGACGCGCAGCTTTGCCGAAGAGCATGAAGTCGATTCCGTGGACGATTTTGCTGCCGCGCAGGTTCCGGTGCGTATGACAGTAAACAGAGCCGGCAATATCACCGGCCAGATTGCGTCTGCCATCATGGCGGCGGCGGGCGCCGACGACGAAGCGATCGCCCAATGGGGCGGAGCAGTCGTTCAGGCCGGTTCGTCCGAGCAGGCCGGCCTGCTCCAGAACGGTCGTGTCGATCTCTACGCGAACGGTGTTTTCGTCGGTCACAGCTCCATCCGGGAAATCGAGAACGCACTCGACATCAAACTGCTGAGCATTCCGGCCGATGTCAGGGCGCAGATCGCCGAGGAATTCTCGATCGCCGAGTTCACGATTCCCGCCGATTCCTATGAGAACCAGCCCGAAGCCATCGAGACCCTGGCTCTGGGTGCCGTTCTGATCGCCAGCGCGGAGATGAGCGAGGAAGATGCCTACACGCTGACCAAGGCGCTGATCGACAATCTCGACTCAATACGCTCGGTCCATCCGGCAATGGCCGACCTGGACACCACGCTGCTCACTCGGGAGACCGCAGTGCCGCACCACGATGGCGCCCTGCGGGCATACCAGGAAGCGGGCCTGATCGAATAG
- a CDS encoding TRAP transporter permease produces MALAKLVGTGRRRSFDGVPRQTLTVAAAIFAVGVVYANIFALPDALLIGILFVCGIYALLFLTVGPTSTSTDRIGIADWVLSGASVACGIYFFTIRADLANHITLLRPLPGDQLFFGTLLLALTIEAARRTTGIGLTIVLLIFLAYNLWGHLIPPPLGHGFIDFGSFVDVLMYTTDGVFGVPIQVAASYVFLFVMFGSVLSHAGGAEFMFQLAAALTGRSPGGPAKIAVISSGMYGMISGSPTSDVATTGSITIPIMKRLGYSPRFAGAVEVAASTGGAAMPPVMGSAAFILAEYTGIDYRNVVLAALIPAILYYIGVYLQVHFRAVRQGLQGVKDVDPVQETLKTGWVFVIPLVVITVALLMGYTPTYVAVYGTVALVVASLLTKRTRMTPRKMLEGLGEATIRMLPVAGACAAAGLIIGGLTMTGLALKTSSLVLMLSGSGPFVVLLLAAGIAILLGLGMPTPSAYILAAVLVGPAFTVVGLPLLASNMFLLYFALLSALTPPIAVAAYTASAIADEDPMKIAVTSVKLAAIGFILPFFFVWNEALLAQGSALEIGVAALGGIVATTLLALALEVELKPIVRVVILAAAAAALSPYLFLSIPVTVLAIALGIWRRTGKLATDPAHQERTISQR; encoded by the coding sequence ATGGCCTTGGCCAAACTCGTCGGAACCGGCCGCCGTCGATCTTTCGACGGCGTGCCGCGTCAAACCTTGACCGTTGCTGCCGCGATTTTTGCCGTCGGCGTTGTATATGCCAACATCTTTGCGCTGCCCGATGCGCTGCTGATCGGCATTCTGTTCGTCTGCGGCATTTATGCCCTGCTGTTTTTGACGGTCGGTCCGACCTCGACATCAACGGACCGGATCGGCATTGCCGATTGGGTCCTGAGCGGTGCGAGCGTCGCGTGCGGCATCTACTTCTTTACGATCAGGGCTGACCTGGCCAATCATATCACGCTCCTCCGGCCACTGCCCGGCGACCAGCTCTTCTTCGGCACGCTCCTGCTTGCCCTGACCATCGAGGCGGCCAGGCGGACAACCGGCATCGGGCTTACGATCGTCCTGCTCATTTTCCTTGCCTACAACCTTTGGGGACACCTGATCCCGCCCCCGCTCGGCCATGGGTTCATCGACTTCGGTTCCTTTGTCGACGTTCTGATGTACACCACCGACGGCGTATTCGGCGTACCCATCCAGGTGGCAGCCAGCTACGTCTTCTTGTTCGTGATGTTCGGTTCGGTCCTGTCTCATGCGGGAGGCGCCGAATTCATGTTCCAGCTCGCAGCGGCGCTCACGGGCCGCTCGCCCGGAGGCCCGGCCAAGATCGCCGTCATATCGTCCGGCATGTACGGAATGATCTCGGGCAGTCCGACTTCGGATGTGGCGACCACGGGATCCATCACCATTCCGATCATGAAGCGGCTCGGATACTCCCCGCGTTTCGCGGGCGCTGTCGAGGTCGCGGCCTCGACGGGTGGAGCCGCCATGCCGCCCGTCATGGGATCGGCCGCATTCATCCTGGCCGAGTATACCGGCATCGATTATCGGAACGTCGTGCTCGCGGCGCTGATTCCGGCGATCCTTTATTATATCGGCGTCTATTTGCAGGTGCATTTCCGTGCCGTTCGCCAGGGACTGCAAGGCGTCAAGGACGTCGACCCGGTGCAGGAGACCCTGAAGACGGGATGGGTGTTCGTCATACCGCTCGTGGTGATCACCGTAGCCCTGCTGATGGGCTATACGCCCACCTACGTCGCCGTTTACGGCACGGTTGCCCTGGTTGTCGCGTCCCTGCTGACCAAGCGGACCCGGATGACGCCGCGCAAGATGCTGGAGGGGCTGGGCGAGGCGACCATCCGCATGTTGCCGGTGGCCGGCGCCTGCGCCGCAGCGGGATTGATCATTGGCGGGCTGACGATGACCGGCCTTGCCCTCAAGACGTCGAGCCTTGTCCTGATGCTGTCGGGTTCGGGCCCCTTCGTCGTCCTGTTGCTCGCCGCCGGCATCGCGATTCTTCTGGGACTGGGGATGCCCACGCCCAGCGCCTATATTCTTGCGGCCGTGCTCGTCGGTCCGGCGTTCACGGTCGTCGGGCTGCCCCTGCTGGCCTCCAACATGTTCCTGCTCTACTTCGCCCTGCTCTCCGCCCTGACGCCGCCTATCGCGGTGGCAGCATACACCGCATCCGCAATCGCGGATGAAGACCCAATGAAGATTGCCGTCACGTCGGTGAAGCTGGCCGCCATCGGGTTCATTCTCCCGTTCTTCTTCGTATGGAACGAAGCCTTGCTGGCCCAGGGCAGTGCCTTGGAAATCGGTGTTGCCGCGTTGGGCGGCATCGTGGCCACGACTCTTCTGGCGCTTGCTCTGGAAGTCGAATTGAAGCCAATTGTGCGGGTGGTGATTCTGGCGGCCGCTGCGGCGGCGCTCTCTCCCTACCTTTTCCTTTCCATACCGGTGACCGTTCTCGCGATCGCGCTGGGCATATGGCGACGGACAGGGAAACTGGCCACAGATCCCGCGCACCAGGAGCGCACGATTTCACAACGCTAA
- a CDS encoding fumarylacetoacetate hydrolase family protein, protein MLGFTKDRLPNEFFHKSNDLVGSGGRTTLPDIDDVVVFHAEAELAFVIGSEVQDVSAGDAMGKVFGFVPFFDISARGLHRRGQFIPKGQRGFALCGPWITTADEIHDPHELRVRSWLNGVIAQDFSTNTMANRIPEQIEWLSRFTTLHAGDLVTTGTNHEGLKPINVGDSLEIEIEGLGRARFGVDGSSPHKTAAFVPGQTSVKPLEKGMLISRVD, encoded by the coding sequence ATTCTCGGGTTCACGAAGGACCGCCTGCCGAACGAGTTCTTCCACAAGAGCAACGATCTGGTTGGGTCGGGTGGAAGGACCACATTGCCGGACATTGACGACGTCGTGGTCTTCCACGCTGAAGCGGAGCTTGCCTTCGTTATCGGCAGCGAGGTCCAGGATGTCTCTGCCGGAGATGCAATGGGCAAGGTTTTCGGATTCGTTCCGTTCTTCGACATCTCGGCGCGAGGATTGCATCGCAGGGGACAGTTCATCCCCAAGGGTCAGCGCGGATTTGCGCTGTGCGGACCCTGGATCACGACCGCTGACGAAATTCACGACCCGCACGAGCTTCGGGTGCGCTCGTGGCTGAACGGCGTGATCGCCCAGGATTTCTCGACGAATACCATGGCAAATCGAATCCCCGAGCAGATCGAATGGCTCTCCCGGTTCACCACGCTTCACGCCGGGGACCTCGTCACGACCGGCACCAACCATGAAGGGCTCAAGCCCATAAACGTGGGAGACAGCCTCGAGATCGAAATTGAGGGGCTGGGGCGCGCACGGTTCGGGGTCGACGGCAGCAGCCCCCACAAAACCGCGGCGTTCGTTCCGGGGCAGACAAGCGTGAAGCCGCTGGAAAAAGGAATGCTGATCAGCCGGGTCGATTGA
- a CDS encoding MFS transporter: MSAATPSETASPRQPIRLIIFSAACVLLLASLSQTSIATAIPVIVADLGSVESVTWIMTVYLLASTVGAPISGKLADLYGSKPVLQACILVFLAGAGIGGLASSMGVLIFGRFIQGLGGGGLIVVAMTVVADVLRERDRGKAQGVVGAVLGFSTVFGPLLGGFLTEQFSWHWVLFINLPFGVLAFTGITFLLPKGGNHGRQKIDYPGAILLAITLTGIVLFASLGGTAIPWASWPSVALGVVCGLGFLGFMFIESRTIQPILPLGLFRINNFVVSNAVRFIIGMSMFGMITFIPLYLQVVKGYSPTVSGLLLLPLMFGFVGGSILSGIFMSRTGRYRIVPILSMPLLAVGALLLATITPDTNVWILGLYLLTVGIWIGPVNSIGVAAIQNAVPAGALGVATASSQMFRMIGGSVGVSIFGAIFAAGLSSRLPGGLLNDTGNTGLRAMSPQLISELPPSLRDTVLDAFTGALHPIFLCTAVAAVLAFCLSIILKEIPLPVDRRRDPDAYNGNVK; the protein is encoded by the coding sequence ATGTCAGCTGCCACACCTTCCGAGACGGCAAGTCCCCGCCAGCCGATCCGACTGATCATTTTTTCGGCGGCCTGCGTCCTGCTGCTCGCGTCTCTCAGCCAGACGAGCATTGCCACGGCCATTCCCGTTATCGTCGCCGATCTGGGGTCCGTCGAAAGCGTCACCTGGATCATGACGGTCTATCTGCTCGCCTCCACGGTCGGCGCGCCGATTTCGGGCAAGCTGGCCGATCTTTACGGGAGCAAGCCCGTTCTTCAGGCCTGTATTCTCGTCTTTCTTGCCGGCGCGGGAATCGGCGGTCTGGCCAGCAGCATGGGGGTGCTGATCTTCGGGCGCTTCATCCAGGGTCTGGGAGGCGGGGGGCTGATCGTCGTTGCCATGACCGTAGTGGCCGATGTTCTGCGCGAACGCGATCGTGGCAAGGCACAGGGAGTTGTGGGTGCCGTCCTGGGATTTTCGACCGTCTTCGGCCCTCTTTTGGGCGGTTTTCTGACCGAGCAGTTTTCCTGGCACTGGGTGCTTTTCATCAACCTGCCGTTCGGCGTCCTGGCGTTCACCGGCATCACTTTCCTGCTGCCCAAGGGCGGCAATCACGGCCGGCAGAAAATTGACTATCCCGGGGCCATTCTGCTCGCCATCACGCTGACCGGCATCGTTCTCTTCGCGAGCCTTGGCGGCACGGCCATTCCCTGGGCATCCTGGCCGAGCGTTGCGCTGGGCGTGGTCTGCGGCTTGGGCTTTCTGGGGTTCATGTTCATCGAATCCCGGACCATTCAGCCGATTCTGCCTCTCGGCCTGTTTCGCATCAACAATTTCGTGGTGTCCAATGCCGTGCGCTTCATCATCGGCATGTCGATGTTTGGCATGATAACGTTCATCCCGCTCTACCTACAGGTCGTCAAAGGTTACAGCCCGACCGTTTCCGGCCTGCTGTTGCTGCCCCTGATGTTCGGATTCGTCGGCGGGTCCATCCTGTCCGGCATCTTCATGAGCCGGACGGGCCGCTACAGAATAGTGCCCATCCTGTCCATGCCCCTGCTGGCGGTCGGCGCGCTTCTGCTCGCAACCATCACCCCGGACACGAATGTGTGGATCCTGGGCCTCTATCTTTTGACGGTGGGCATCTGGATCGGCCCGGTCAACAGCATCGGCGTCGCCGCGATCCAGAATGCCGTTCCCGCGGGGGCGCTCGGCGTCGCGACGGCGAGCTCCCAGATGTTCCGCATGATCGGCGGTTCCGTCGGGGTCTCCATCTTCGGCGCGATTTTTGCCGCCGGGCTGTCGAGCCGGCTCCCCGGCGGCCTGCTGAACGATACGGGAAACACGGGTTTGCGCGCAATGTCGCCCCAGCTCATCTCCGAGCTTCCTCCGTCCTTGCGGGATACGGTCCTGGATGCGTTCACCGGTGCTCTCCATCCCATCTTTCTCTGTACGGCCGTTGCTGCCGTGCTGGCCTTTTGCCTGTCCATCATCCTCAAGGAAATCCCGCTCCCGGTCGATCGCCGGCGTGATCCAGACGCATATAATGGAAACGTGAAATGA
- a CDS encoding alpha/beta fold hydrolase, producing the protein MVGQSQGAWISAFIAVTRPDLVKGLVLVDSASLTLPEGGLNHANVAQRHHEIFLPNTMFLEGLKPDAESVVRLLHTMVHDMASVPDDFIAYGIGRAKHWLPIWEDPWRAFWADGGVRNRQQYLLDGVHLREHLHKLKSAPLIIWGKDTVKGMQSGIDLFSSLPDSELHIFDKANHFLWIDQPERFNRSVGSFLISRT; encoded by the coding sequence GTGGTGGGACAGTCGCAGGGCGCCTGGATCTCGGCCTTCATCGCCGTCACGCGCCCCGATCTGGTCAAGGGTCTGGTGCTGGTCGACAGCGCAAGTCTCACGCTTCCCGAGGGCGGCCTGAACCACGCGAATGTCGCGCAGCGCCATCACGAGATTTTCCTGCCCAACACCATGTTTCTCGAGGGCCTGAAACCGGATGCGGAAAGCGTGGTCCGACTGCTCCACACCATGGTTCACGACATGGCCAGTGTTCCGGACGATTTCATCGCCTACGGTATCGGCAGGGCGAAACACTGGCTTCCCATATGGGAAGATCCCTGGCGGGCATTCTGGGCCGACGGCGGTGTGAGAAACAGGCAGCAATATCTGCTTGATGGCGTCCATCTTCGCGAACACCTGCACAAGCTCAAATCCGCCCCGCTCATCATCTGGGGCAAGGACACGGTGAAGGGCATGCAGTCGGGAATCGACCTGTTCTCCTCATTGCCCGACTCGGAACTGCACATCTTCGACAAGGCCAATCACTTCCTGTGGATCGACCAGCCGGAGCGGTTCAATCGATCTGTCGGCTCGTTCCTGATCTCGCGCACCTGA